The DNA window ACGGCTATCTGGCCTCAGGATTGTCAACGCGCGGGGCCTTAACCTTGATAAATACTGCAAAGGCAAATGCCTATTTTCATGGAAGGGATTTTGTGATACCCGAGGATATTAAAGAACTGTCGGAATATACAATACCGCACAGGGTATTATTCAAAGAAGAATATGAAACACTTGATAAGAAGGAGATTATAAAATCCTTAATAGAAAAAATACCTACCCCGGCGTAATAAAGATTACAAAGGCAGGTTTTCTCTATATACTGCTGACGATATTTCTTGGTGTTTCCGCAGTAAATACCGGCAACAATCTCATGTATCTGATTGTTGCTGCGCTTTTAAGCTTTATGGGTATTTCAGGTTTTTTCGGCAAGAGTAATTTATCAAAAATTACTGTGGAAGTGGAATTTCCATCGGAAGTATATGCAAATATCAATTTCCCTTTGAAATTAACATTGAAAAACAAGAGGAAGCTGCTGCCTGTTTTTCTCTTAAGGGTGCAGATAGATGATTATTCCATTTTTTTCCCCTTTGTGGACGTGAAGGGTGAATCGACAAGATATGTTGATGTCACTTTTAGAAAAAGAGGTGAATATGAGATCAGGGATATTTATATCAGCTCTGTATTTCCATTTAATTTTTTTACAAGATACAAGGCACTTAAAGATACCTTTCATTTTATCGTATTCCCTGAGCTTAAAAGATGTGACCTGTTGAGCATTTACGAAAAAGGCAGGAGAATGAAGGGAGAAAAGATTACTGATAGAATAGGGTATGAATCGGATATTATTTCCATACGGGAATATGTTTACGGCGATCCGTTGAAATATATCAACTGGAAGGCCACTGCAAAAACCGGAAAATTGAAGACAAAGGAACTTTCAACCCTTGCCTACCAGCCGATTATCATCAATTTTGATAAGGTGGCGATAAAAGACTTGGAAGAGAAACTTTCCTGTATTGCTTACTCTCTCCTCCAGGTCCTGAAAAAACATATGCCTATCGGATTGAAGATAAACAACAGGTTATACGAACCCGGGGCTTCACGCGTACATAAAATTAATATGTTAAAAGAACTGGCGCTTTATAAGCCTGCAAACGGTGATTAATAGATATGAGATGGTTTAATAACAGGGATCAAAAGATAAATATCGAGACCATTGTCAAGGCAATCACCTATCTGGTAAGCATAATCGGTTTTATCGCAATCTTTAATCACGTAAATATTATATTTTCAGCCACTTTTTTGGCATTACTCTTATTCTCGTTGTTTTTCGAGTTAAACAGGAAATTTTATTTTCCCAGATGGACGCTCAATATCCTGTCCATAGTGGTAATTGTCTTATCTTTCTATAGGTTTAATGTCGGCAACCTTGTTGCACAGATAATAGAAGCCCTTCTAATACTTCTTGCAATAAAACTCCTTGAAGATAAAAAATTCAGGGATTACATGCAAATATATGCAATCACCCTCTTTTTGCTCGCCGGTCTCGGGCTACTTTCACTTGATATAGCTTTTGCTGTATACCTTTTTATACTTGTAATTCTATTAACTATTTCAATTGTTTTACTTACATATTACTCGCAGGACCCGAATTTAGAGTTGCCGAGATATATGGTGTTAAAGATAGTTCTAAAATCCATGTACATACCTCTGCTTGCCGTTCCTCTCACCGTTGTCATGTTTGTAATATTACCCCGTACACATTACCCGATTCTAAATTTTCTTAACAGGGCAGATAAGGCAAAGACAGGTTTTACGGACAACGTCAGGCTCGGCGGTGTTTCCGGCATCCAGGAGGATTCGAGTGCGATATTGCGGGTAAACATGGAAAAGATTGACAACGATGCCCTCTACTGGCGCGGGGTTGTGCTTGATCATTTTGACGGTAGTTCGTGGAAAAGCTCGCAGAAGTATATGGTGTCTACGGCAAAGCGTATTGACATAAAAGGTAAAAGGATCACCCAGACTGTCTATCTTGAACCTTATGAAAATATATATCTTTTTGCTTTAGACAAGCCTGTTTTTATATCATTAAAGGGCACTAAGAAAAATACGGATTTGACATACACTTCATCAGGATTTATTGAAAAGAGGACACGATATAATGCGGTTTCGATAATTTCCAATATAATCGGCGATGACACAATTGATGAAGATATATATCTTCAAGTGCCTGAAGATTTATCTTCGAAGATAACGGATTTGGTTCGTAGTTTGGCCCCAGGCAAAGACAAGGAAGAAGATATACAATTAATCCATAGATTTTTGAACAACAGCTCATATAAATACTCCCTGGAAAACCTGCCAATTTCCAAAACCCCTCTCGAAGATTTCCTTTTTAATGTCAAACACGGTAATTGTGAATATTTTGCATCAGCCTATGCGGTTATGTTGAGGATTGCCGGTATTCCTTCGCGGCTGATTGGCGGGTACAGAGGTGGATATTACAACGATATGGGAGGATATTACCTGGTGCCGCAAAAGAATGCACATGTATGGGTAGAGGCATATGTAAAAAATAAGGGTTGGGTGCGAATCGACCCCACGCCGGCGGGCATAGAAGCTTTTTCATCCCCCTTGAAGGGTAATTTATTGTTCAGACTGAACCTGTTCCTCGATACAATAAATTATTACTGGTTTGCCTTTGTTATAAACTATAATTTTGAAAGACAGTTGAGTATACTCAGTTCATTAAGGAAAGCTTTCAAAAAACCCTCAATAGCACTGACATTTAATAAAGAAAAAACTGTGAAATACGGTATTATTCTTTTTCTTATAACGGCAGCAGCATTAACAGCTTACTATATTACAGTAAAAGGCATCAGGAGAGAGACCGGGGAGAAGAGGCTGCTTTCAAAATTTTTAAACAAAATGGAAAGACAGGGGTATAAGAAAAAGGAATCGCAGGGGCTTGAGGAGTTTGTCTTAACAATTCCGGATGATGAAATAAAAAGGCACTCCCTGAAATTTGTAATAGAGTTTGAAAAACTATTTTACCGGGACCAAACATTTAAAGAAAATCATATAATAGACTTAAAAAAAATGATAGATTTGATTAAAATATAATGTGAATATGAAATCATGGAAAAAGAAGGCAAAAAAATTTATGTTTATGCACAATTTAAGAGCCAAAAAATATATTAGACTTAAGTGAGGCAGAGCCTGTCTATTATTATATCAGTCTGTTTTTGAATGTCCGGAAATAAGCGATAGCGATTACGGCATATAAGGGACAGGCGTTAAGAAGACCACAAGAGGAAGCCGGTTATGAATGAAAAGTATATTAGTCCAATTATAACTGCTGTAAAGTATGTGTTTAAAGCTATGCTTGATATCGATATAGAGCACGGCATTCCATTTGTTAAAGACAACAGAAAATTGTCAGGCGATATTACAGGAGTAATGGCGCTCTCAGGAGCCGAGGGGGAACAGAAAGGGATGCTTGCTTTCAGCACTTCAAAACAAGGGGCATTGGCGATATACAAAAAACTAATGCACCAGGAGTTTCAAGAGATCAACGCAGAGATTATTGATGGAACAGGAGAACTCACAAACATTATTTCAGGACGTGCCAGGTATGAGCTTGAAAGAGAAGGTGTTCACCTTTATGCACATGTGCCTATGATATTTTCGGGAAATAATGCTGAAGTCAATTTTATTACCAAAATATCCATCATATCCATACCATTTCTCTTCGTCATAGATGAAAAAAGGTTAGAGGTGAATGTGGATTTTATGTTCGAATGATTGTTTTGTATGCAGTAAAGTCAGTAACGTATGAAAGAATTTAGCATGTCTGTCGTTCATTATTATGTGATAAACAGAAAACTGATTGATAACATTTTAAAATTATTGTAAATTAATTCATACACAGATTATATACAACGGATAATGAAAGCTGAAGGGGACAGGGGGGTATGCACAGCCTTCGCTCATCAATCATAACAGGTTCAAATTTTAATAAATTTTTTGCGACATTATTCTGGCTTTTGATGTGCGCAGGGCTTTATCTCTCTAAACTCTACAGTTTCGTTCTCTTTCACAGTATGGTAGAAATATTTTCTGTCATCATCGCCTTCGGCGTTTTTATGGTTGCCTGGAACTCACGCCGGCTTATAACTAATAACTTCATTCTTTTTATCGGGATTGCCTACTTTTTTGTAGGATGGATTGATCTCATACATACCTTTGCATATAAAGGGATAAACATATTCAAAGAATTTGATACAGATCTTGCGTCCCAGTTATGGATAGCAGGCAGATTCATGGAGAGCATCTCTCTCCTTATTGCGCCGTTGTTTTTGCAGAAGAGGCTGAAACCCCGTATAGTTTTTGCCGGTTATCTCTTCATAACTATCTGTTTATTGGCATCCATTTTTTATTTCAGGGTATTTCCAGATTGTTTTATCGAGGGTAGGGGTTTAACCAGGTTTAAGATTTTCAGTGAGTACATTATTTCGTCAATTCTTGCAGCTTCAATCGTTCTCCTTTTTCGACACAGGGATAAATTCGATAAAAGCGTATTGTCCCTTATTGCCTGTTCGATACTCTTTACGATAGGCTCTGAACTGTGTTTCACCTTATATATGGATGTTTACGGCCTTTCAAACTTTGTAGGCCATTTTTTTAAGGTTGTCTCTTTTTATTTTATGTACAGGGCTATGATTGAGATTGGCCTTGAGAAGCCGTACAGCTTTCTTTTGAGAGATTTTAAAGTAAGTGAAGCGGCGTTAAAACATCATCAGGAGGAGCTCGAAGAGCTTGTCAAAGAAAGGACAAATGAATTAAGGGCAACGAACGAACAACTCATTGAGGTAAGTAAAAGACTCGGAGAAGCCGAAGATAATGAAAGACGTAGAATATCAAGAGAATTACACGACACGGTTGGCCAGAACCTCACTGCTCTTGGAATAACCCTGAATATCCTTAGATCTAAATTGCTTCAAGAAGCGTCTGACGCTGTCTGTTTGCGTATCGATGACGCCCTGGCAATGGTTGAGGAAACAACGGAAAATATCCGTAGTGTTATATCCCAATTGAGACCTCCTGTTCTCGATGACTATGGTTTATTTGCAGCATTACGTTCCTTCGGAGAGCACTTCTCTTTGAGGACAAGCATAAATGTTGTACTTGAAGGCGAGGAAACATTCCCAAAACTAAACATGTACATCGAAGGGGCATTATTTCGTATTACCCAGGAGGCGCTGAATAACGCGGCAAAACATGCCCGTGCAAGCAAGATAATCGTGTCTCTGAAAAACCATGTTGACCATGTGACACTTACTATTAAAGATGACGGTGTGGGTTTCGATCCCAATAATATCACTAATATTAAAAGGCTTGATAAATGGGGTCTTACAAATATCAAGGAGCGCGCTATGTCGGTAGGAGGACGTTGCCATATTGAAAGCAGTCCTGGAAAAGGCGCGCAAATAACCGTGGAGGTGGCATTGTGAGCATCACTGTTTTTTTGGCTGATGACCATGCTGTGTTGCGAGAGGGGCTTAAGCTTCTTCTTGAATCGCAAGAGGATATTATAGTAAGCGGTAATGCTGCAAACGGACGTGATGCTGTCAGGCAGACAATAAAACTCCGTCCGGACGTGATAATAATGGATATTTCCATGCCTGAACTCAATGGTATTGACGCGACTTATCAGATACTGGAGGTGTGCCCGTCAACCAGGATTATCATACTTTCAATGCATGCTGCTTCCGAACATATTTTGCGAGCCCTGAAGGCAGGCGCCCGCGGCTATCTCCTTAAGGAATCGGCCGGCAAAGAAATAATTCAAGCTGTACGGACTGTGTATGGCGGCGGCCGATATCTGAGCCTGAAGATCTCGGATAATCTCATAGATAATTATCTGCAGAGATATGGAGATAATGATATCGATAATCCTTTGTCAAGACTAAGCCCGCGGGAAAAGGAAATTATGCAGCTTGTAGCGGAAGGTAAGTCAAGTATCGAGATTGCAAATATTATTTTTCTTTCTCCTAAGACCGTTGAAACATACAGAAGCCGTCTGATGCAGAAACTCAATGTCAGAGATATTACAGGGCTCATTAAGATCGCCTTGAAGCATGACTTGATCCCGCTGGAGTAAAGACGAGGAAATTTTTAAATAATTTATCATACACTCCCTATCTGATTTATCAAACTCTCCTGACATACATGAAACAAATTATTTTTTATTATTAGACTATAATTGTTATGGAGCAATACGAAATGACCATTTTAATTGTTGACGATCATTTGAATATGCGTAGGATGATTAAAGAATGGCTTGAGGAGGAATTCTCTCAATTCAATTTTGTTTTGGCTTCAAACGCCAGAGAAGCCATCAGTTTTTGTCAAAATATATCGCCGCGCCTGGTAATTATGGATATAAACCTCCCGGATATAAGCGGTATTGATGCCATATCGGATATAAAAGCGATCAGACCTTTTACTGATATAGTTATGCTTACTATTCATGAAAACGGTGCATACCGTGAAGCTGCAGACAAAGCTGGTGCAAGCGCATATGTTACAAAGCGGGAATTATACGAAGACCTTATACCCGTATTGAGTAATTTACTGTATAACCAGGAAAGGTTAGAACAATGAAAAGAACTTTTATATTTATTGATAATAGCTTATCAATACATTCCTACCCCATGCATGGTACACCATTGAATTTGCCGGTACCCCCAACCCCCCCCCAACGTCGGCAACATACCATACCGGTGTGCCATGCATTCAATATAATATAACTGCAAGAAAGATTCGGTCTCATGTGAACCAGAGGAGTACCACGCCGATTTTTTGATCGAAAACGACCCGACATTCAAAACCAGAATTGAAAAGCGTTATCGGAATATAAGACCACCGGGGGGATAGATGCCGATGCTCTTATAAAAGTTTTAGAAAGCCACCGGAATCCGTCGTAACGGACGGCTAAAACTGTTACGAGTATTTGTTATCTTTCAAATTAACAGAATGCAGCAAAATATTATACGTTCAGTTGTCTATCGAAGACCCTTGCCCATGACCACCAGCCAGCCATCCGATCCCGCTGTCTCTCAGAAACTTCTGCGTATTTCCATCCCCCAGCAGGGCGGCATGCTGATAATCCATCAAGGCGCGCATTCCTTCCCCCAGTATTGCATATATTTTTGCCCGAAAGGCGTAGACTTCTGCATATCCCGGGTCAAGCTTCAGGGCCTCGTTGAGGTCTGAAATGGCATCTTTATATTTCTCATTTTCTGCTTTTAGAGTTGCGCGAATAAAATATGGCTCCGGCATTTTAGGGTTAAGCCTGATCGCCTTGTTCACGTCTCTCATTGCCTGTCTGTTGCGGCTTGTCTTTACGTAAACATATGCCCTTAGGACATAGAGGCCTGCTTGAGTAGAGTCAAACCGTATTGCCTTTGTGTATGCTTTAATTGCACCTTCGAGGTCGCCTATTCCCTGAAAT is part of the Pseudomonadota bacterium genome and encodes:
- a CDS encoding DUF58 domain-containing protein produces the protein MYLIVAALLSFMGISGFFGKSNLSKITVEVEFPSEVYANINFPLKLTLKNKRKLLPVFLLRVQIDDYSIFFPFVDVKGESTRYVDVTFRKRGEYEIRDIYISSVFPFNFFTRYKALKDTFHFIVFPELKRCDLLSIYEKGRRMKGEKITDRIGYESDIISIREYVYGDPLKYINWKATAKTGKLKTKELSTLAYQPIIINFDKVAIKDLEEKLSCIAYSLLQVLKKHMPIGLKINNRLYEPGASRVHKINMLKELALYKPANGD
- a CDS encoding DUF3488 and transglutaminase-like domain-containing protein, with protein sequence MRWFNNRDQKINIETIVKAITYLVSIIGFIAIFNHVNIIFSATFLALLLFSLFFELNRKFYFPRWTLNILSIVVIVLSFYRFNVGNLVAQIIEALLILLAIKLLEDKKFRDYMQIYAITLFLLAGLGLLSLDIAFAVYLFILVILLTISIVLLTYYSQDPNLELPRYMVLKIVLKSMYIPLLAVPLTVVMFVILPRTHYPILNFLNRADKAKTGFTDNVRLGGVSGIQEDSSAILRVNMEKIDNDALYWRGVVLDHFDGSSWKSSQKYMVSTAKRIDIKGKRITQTVYLEPYENIYLFALDKPVFISLKGTKKNTDLTYTSSGFIEKRTRYNAVSIISNIIGDDTIDEDIYLQVPEDLSSKITDLVRSLAPGKDKEEDIQLIHRFLNNSSYKYSLENLPISKTPLEDFLFNVKHGNCEYFASAYAVMLRIAGIPSRLIGGYRGGYYNDMGGYYLVPQKNAHVWVEAYVKNKGWVRIDPTPAGIEAFSSPLKGNLLFRLNLFLDTINYYWFAFVINYNFERQLSILSSLRKAFKKPSIALTFNKEKTVKYGIILFLITAAALTAYYITVKGIRRETGEKRLLSKFLNKMERQGYKKKESQGLEEFVLTIPDDEIKRHSLKFVIEFEKLFYRDQTFKENHIIDLKKMIDLIKI
- a CDS encoding chemotaxis protein CheX, with the translated sequence MNEKYISPIITAVKYVFKAMLDIDIEHGIPFVKDNRKLSGDITGVMALSGAEGEQKGMLAFSTSKQGALAIYKKLMHQEFQEINAEIIDGTGELTNIISGRARYELEREGVHLYAHVPMIFSGNNAEVNFITKISIISIPFLFVIDEKRLEVNVDFMFE
- a CDS encoding histidine kinase, with amino-acid sequence MHSLRSSIITGSNFNKFFATLFWLLMCAGLYLSKLYSFVLFHSMVEIFSVIIAFGVFMVAWNSRRLITNNFILFIGIAYFFVGWIDLIHTFAYKGINIFKEFDTDLASQLWIAGRFMESISLLIAPLFLQKRLKPRIVFAGYLFITICLLASIFYFRVFPDCFIEGRGLTRFKIFSEYIISSILAASIVLLFRHRDKFDKSVLSLIACSILFTIGSELCFTLYMDVYGLSNFVGHFFKVVSFYFMYRAMIEIGLEKPYSFLLRDFKVSEAALKHHQEELEELVKERTNELRATNEQLIEVSKRLGEAEDNERRRISRELHDTVGQNLTALGITLNILRSKLLQEASDAVCLRIDDALAMVEETTENIRSVISQLRPPVLDDYGLFAALRSFGEHFSLRTSINVVLEGEETFPKLNMYIEGALFRITQEALNNAAKHARASKIIVSLKNHVDHVTLTIKDDGVGFDPNNITNIKRLDKWGLTNIKERAMSVGGRCHIESSPGKGAQITVEVAL
- a CDS encoding response regulator transcription factor, producing the protein MSITVFLADDHAVLREGLKLLLESQEDIIVSGNAANGRDAVRQTIKLRPDVIIMDISMPELNGIDATYQILEVCPSTRIIILSMHAASEHILRALKAGARGYLLKESAGKEIIQAVRTVYGGGRYLSLKISDNLIDNYLQRYGDNDIDNPLSRLSPREKEIMQLVAEGKSSIEIANIIFLSPKTVETYRSRLMQKLNVRDITGLIKIALKHDLIPLE
- a CDS encoding response regulator transcription factor yields the protein MEQYEMTILIVDDHLNMRRMIKEWLEEEFSQFNFVLASNAREAISFCQNISPRLVIMDINLPDISGIDAISDIKAIRPFTDIVMLTIHENGAYREAADKAGASAYVTKRELYEDLIPVLSNLLYNQERLEQ
- a CDS encoding tetratricopeptide repeat protein, translated to MKKKTDKDNSLAWLTQGTEFQGIGDLEGAIKAYTKAIRFDSTQAGLYVLRAYVYVKTSRNRQAMRDVNKAIRLNPKMPEPYFIRATLKAENEKYKDAISDLNEALKLDPGYAEVYAFRAKIYAILGEGMRALMDYQHAALLGDGNTQKFLRDSGIGWLAGGHGQGSSIDN